A genomic segment from Cryptosporangium aurantiacum encodes:
- a CDS encoding MSMEG_3727 family PQQ-associated protein, producing the protein MTTAHERELLLDKLGLGAQNSAALGRVLNTGNIGEATDRGDGRMQATIRIRPDEICWDPSILVLPHGGDLELELINDDLNTHCALLPSNGDRKFIWLVNHSRGRATLNLDGPGYYWFSSPTGNDEGRGLTGAIVVLGDVPPEARLDRPDQPRP; encoded by the coding sequence ATGACGACCGCGCATGAGCGAGAGCTCCTACTGGACAAGCTCGGGCTGGGCGCGCAGAACAGCGCGGCACTCGGCCGGGTGCTCAACACCGGCAACATCGGGGAGGCCACCGACCGGGGCGACGGCCGCATGCAGGCGACGATCCGGATCCGGCCGGACGAGATCTGCTGGGATCCGTCGATCCTGGTGCTGCCCCACGGGGGTGACCTCGAACTCGAGCTGATCAACGACGACCTGAACACGCACTGTGCGCTGCTGCCGAGCAACGGCGACCGGAAGTTCATCTGGCTGGTCAACCACTCGCGCGGCCGGGCGACCCTCAACCTCGACGGGCCCGGCTACTACTGGTTCAGCTCGCCCACCGGCAACGACGAGGGCCGCGGGCTGACCGGGGCGATCGTCGTACTGGGCGACGTCCCACCGGAAGCCCGTCTCGACCGTCCCGACCAACCTCGCCCCTAG
- the katG gene encoding catalase/peroxidase HPI yields MPDNRENAGGGLGLPAPGVRGHPTTDHWWPDRLDLRVLPKADPLGADFDYAAAFRTIDLDALARDVDAVLTTSQDWWPADFGHYGPLVVRMVWHCAGTYRVADGRGGASAALQRFAPVDSWPDNRNLDKARRLLWPVKKKYGSRISWADLMVFAGNRALETMGFATFGYGGGRVEVFEPDDVYWGPERTWLADTRHTGVRELESPLAADQMGLIYVNPEGPNTVPDPVTSARDIRTTFRRMGFDDAETVALITGGHTFGKTHGVADPERHLGREPAGARLKDQGLGWRNSHGTGKGPDTITSGLDGTWTPTPTTWDNSYLETLFRYEWDVALSPAGLWQWVPRGGAGAGTVPDAHDPSKTHAPTFLTTDLALRFDAAYEPIARHFLAHPDELADAFARAWFKLTHLDLGPRQRYLGPLVPREPLLWQDPVPDADDHRPDVAALTARILTSGLSVAELVTTAWASASTYRRTDRRGGANGARLSLDPQRTWAVNDPGTLARVLATLEGLREDVSLADLIVLGGCAAVERAARDAGHDVPVPFTPGRTDTTQEWTDPVSFAALEPVADGFRNYRGPRAQRSSEHLLVDRANLLTLSAPEMTVLIGGLRVLGANTGGSPLGVLTSTPGVLTNDFFVNLLDPGTEWTEVTLETFEGRDRATGELRWTAGRVDLVFGADAELRAIAEVYAADDAGEKFVRDFVAAWDKVMNLDRVAVAHRV; encoded by the coding sequence GTGCCCGATAACCGCGAGAACGCAGGCGGTGGTCTCGGCCTCCCGGCTCCGGGCGTGCGGGGACACCCCACCACCGACCATTGGTGGCCCGACCGGCTCGACCTGCGCGTCCTGCCGAAGGCCGACCCGCTGGGCGCGGACTTCGACTACGCCGCGGCGTTCCGGACGATCGACCTGGACGCGCTGGCGCGCGACGTCGACGCGGTGCTCACGACGTCGCAGGACTGGTGGCCCGCCGACTTCGGCCACTACGGCCCGCTCGTCGTCCGGATGGTGTGGCACTGCGCCGGGACCTACCGCGTCGCCGACGGCCGGGGCGGTGCGAGCGCGGCCCTGCAGCGGTTCGCGCCGGTGGACAGCTGGCCGGACAACCGCAACCTCGACAAGGCGCGCCGCCTGCTGTGGCCGGTGAAGAAGAAGTACGGCTCGCGGATCTCGTGGGCCGACCTGATGGTGTTCGCCGGTAACCGCGCCCTGGAGACGATGGGGTTCGCGACGTTCGGGTACGGCGGCGGCCGGGTGGAGGTCTTCGAACCCGACGACGTCTACTGGGGACCGGAGCGGACCTGGCTCGCCGACACCCGCCACACCGGCGTGCGGGAGCTGGAGAGTCCGCTGGCCGCCGACCAGATGGGACTCATCTACGTCAACCCGGAGGGCCCGAACACGGTCCCGGATCCGGTCACGTCGGCGCGGGACATCCGGACGACGTTCCGGCGCATGGGGTTCGACGACGCGGAGACCGTCGCGCTGATCACCGGCGGCCACACGTTCGGCAAGACCCACGGCGTCGCCGACCCGGAGCGTCACCTCGGCCGCGAGCCCGCGGGCGCTCGCCTCAAGGACCAAGGGCTGGGGTGGCGGAACAGCCACGGCACCGGCAAGGGCCCGGACACGATCACCAGCGGGCTGGACGGCACCTGGACCCCGACGCCGACCACGTGGGACAACAGCTACCTCGAGACGCTGTTCCGCTACGAGTGGGACGTAGCGCTGAGCCCCGCGGGCCTGTGGCAGTGGGTCCCCCGGGGCGGCGCCGGGGCCGGTACCGTGCCGGACGCCCACGACCCGTCCAAGACCCACGCCCCGACGTTCCTGACCACGGACCTCGCGCTCCGCTTCGACGCGGCCTACGAGCCGATCGCCCGGCACTTCCTGGCGCACCCGGACGAGTTGGCGGACGCGTTCGCCCGCGCCTGGTTCAAGCTCACGCACCTCGATCTGGGCCCGCGGCAGCGTTACCTGGGCCCGCTCGTGCCCCGCGAACCGCTGCTCTGGCAGGACCCGGTCCCGGATGCGGACGATCACCGGCCGGACGTCGCCGCGCTCACGGCGCGGATCCTCACGTCCGGGCTGTCGGTCGCCGAGTTGGTCACCACCGCGTGGGCATCGGCGTCGACGTACCGCCGCACCGACCGGCGCGGCGGGGCGAACGGGGCGCGTCTGAGCCTCGACCCGCAGCGGACCTGGGCGGTCAACGACCCCGGCACGCTCGCGCGGGTGCTGGCGACCCTCGAGGGGTTACGGGAGGACGTCTCGCTGGCCGACCTCATCGTGCTCGGCGGCTGCGCCGCGGTGGAACGGGCGGCCCGCGACGCCGGCCACGACGTTCCGGTCCCGTTCACCCCCGGCCGGACGGACACGACGCAGGAGTGGACCGACCCGGTGTCCTTCGCCGCGCTCGAACCGGTGGCGGACGGCTTCCGCAACTACCGCGGCCCGCGCGCTCAGCGGTCGTCCGAGCACCTGCTCGTCGACCGGGCGAACCTGCTGACGCTCAGCGCACCCGAGATGACCGTCCTCATCGGCGGTCTGCGTGTGCTGGGCGCGAACACCGGCGGGTCCCCGCTGGGCGTCCTCACCTCGACGCCCGGCGTGCTGACCAACGACTTCTTCGTCAACCTGCTCGACCCCGGTACGGAGTGGACCGAGGTCACCCTGGAGACGTTCGAGGGCCGCGACCGCGCCACCGGTGAGCTGCGGTGGACGGCGGGCCGCGTCGATCTGGTCTTCGGCGCGGACGCGGAGCTGCGCGCGATCGCCGAGGTCTACGCGGCCGACGACGCCGGCGAGAAGTTCGTCCGCGACTTCGTTGCCGCGTGGGACAAGGTCATGAACCTCGACCGCGTAGCGGTTGCACATCGGGTCTGA
- the pqqD gene encoding pyrroloquinoline quinone biosynthesis peptide chaperone PqqD — MSRPQLARHVRLGFDRTRQRPILLLPETVVVLNDTGAAILERCDGQHTVPQIEAALAARFRTVPDGEVERYLARLVDRRLVVLTDG; from the coding sequence ATGAGCCGGCCGCAGCTGGCGCGCCACGTCCGACTGGGGTTCGACCGGACCCGGCAGCGGCCGATCCTGCTGCTGCCGGAGACCGTGGTGGTGCTGAACGACACCGGCGCGGCGATCCTCGAACGCTGCGACGGGCAGCACACGGTGCCGCAGATCGAAGCGGCGCTGGCCGCGCGGTTCCGGACCGTGCCCGACGGCGAGGTCGAGCGATACCTGGCGCGACTCGTCGACCGGCGGCTGGTGGTGCTCACCGATGGCTGA
- the pqqA gene encoding pyrroloquinoline quinone precursor peptide PqqA yields the protein MEAQLIEWETPEFEEVSVAPEVTMYMGTLEP from the coding sequence ATGGAAGCCCAGCTCATCGAGTGGGAGACGCCCGAGTTCGAGGAGGTCTCCGTCGCACCCGAGGTGACGATGTACATGGGAACGCTGGAGCCCTGA
- the pqqB gene encoding pyrroloquinoline quinone biosynthesis protein PqqB produces MWVRILGSAAGGGSPQWNCGCPVCTAVRSGSAPSRTQSSIAVSVDRRRWYLFNASPDVRAQVEAFPGLHPSGDRVTPLEAVLLTDAELDHTLGLLLVREARALRLYATPAVHETLCDGSGLLRLLERYCAVEWRAVVPGADVTLTDGLSCRAFDVPTTKRDRFGAGAGFGRVVGYRLTDERTGGTLVYLPGAQTLPRAEIDDCDCLLLDGTCWSDDEVAGTTSRQMGHLPVTDSLAQLPALDVRRTIFVHVNNTNPILLDDTPERRAVEASGREVAMDGLEVEL; encoded by the coding sequence GTGTGGGTGCGGATCCTGGGGTCGGCGGCGGGAGGCGGGTCGCCACAGTGGAATTGTGGCTGCCCGGTCTGTACCGCCGTCCGCTCCGGATCCGCACCGTCGCGTACCCAGTCGTCGATCGCGGTGAGCGTCGACCGCCGACGGTGGTACCTGTTCAACGCCTCGCCGGACGTCCGGGCGCAGGTCGAGGCGTTCCCCGGTCTGCACCCGTCCGGGGACCGGGTGACGCCGCTGGAGGCGGTGCTGCTCACCGACGCCGAGCTGGACCACACGCTCGGACTGCTGCTGGTGCGCGAGGCCCGTGCGCTGCGGCTGTACGCCACCCCGGCCGTGCACGAGACGCTGTGCGACGGCTCCGGGCTGCTGCGTCTGCTGGAGCGTTACTGCGCGGTCGAGTGGCGGGCGGTGGTCCCCGGCGCCGATGTGACGTTGACGGACGGCTTGTCCTGCCGGGCGTTCGACGTGCCCACCACGAAGCGCGATCGGTTCGGGGCGGGCGCGGGGTTCGGCCGCGTCGTCGGTTACCGGCTGACCGACGAGCGCACCGGCGGAACGCTCGTGTACCTGCCGGGCGCGCAGACGCTGCCGCGTGCGGAGATCGACGACTGCGACTGCCTGCTGCTCGACGGGACGTGCTGGAGCGACGACGAGGTGGCAGGCACGACGTCCCGTCAGATGGGGCACCTGCCGGTCACCGACAGCCTCGCCCAACTCCCGGCGCTGGACGTACGACGGACGATCTTCGTCCACGTGAACAACACGAACCCGATCCTGCTGGACGACACCCCCGAGCGGCGCGCGGTCGAGGCGAGCGGCCGGGAGGTGGCCATGGACGGTCTGGAGGTCGAGCTATGA
- a CDS encoding PQQ-dependent dehydrogenase, methanol/ethanol family has product MTSVEYVDAGEAVDQARLSGKVAGGEIAPPVVRDVNYERILDARSEPENWLTYYGAYNGQRYSPLDQINTENVRRIGPAWVFQAGASGIIAGASTYSFEAAPIVVDGIMFLSGWDGWVWALDAKTGTEIWRYKHAIPFDVSLCCGNVNRGVAVAKNKVFFVTANAHVLALDATTGKRVWDRTYGDVRAGESATVAPIVIKNMVIVGSSGGEFGVRGHLDAFDLDSGEHQWRCYTVPKPGEPGSETWPSDGEAWARGGANCWVTGTFDPETNLLYVGTGNPAPDFDGGVREGDNLFTDCIIAVDVDEGRIRWHYQCTPHDVWDYDSIGECILFEKDGRKLLGHFDKNGYFFVLDRTSGERVSITPFVDRITWGAITRDGQVTPKVYPDEEGVPVHFYPGPAGAKEWTHAAYSPKTELFYVPVQDVGATATRRRREFKESIPYWGAGVQVDIDEALGYVSAFDANGEEKWRWRNELPMCASVLATGGDLVFAGEPSGEFNAFDARTGELLWQFQCGSGHHSSPTTYVVDGRQYIAVPVGWGGWAEGFLPGMLGAGHGSALIVFALPES; this is encoded by the coding sequence ATGACCAGCGTCGAATATGTAGATGCGGGCGAGGCCGTCGATCAGGCGCGGCTGAGTGGCAAGGTCGCGGGTGGAGAAATTGCGCCGCCGGTGGTGCGGGACGTCAATTACGAACGCATTCTCGACGCGCGTTCGGAGCCGGAGAACTGGCTCACCTATTACGGGGCGTACAACGGGCAGCGGTACAGCCCGCTGGACCAGATCAACACCGAGAACGTCCGGCGCATCGGCCCCGCGTGGGTCTTCCAGGCCGGGGCGAGCGGCATCATCGCGGGCGCGTCGACGTACTCGTTCGAGGCCGCCCCGATCGTCGTCGACGGGATCATGTTCCTCTCCGGCTGGGACGGGTGGGTCTGGGCCCTGGACGCGAAGACCGGCACCGAGATCTGGCGTTACAAGCACGCGATCCCGTTCGACGTGTCGCTGTGCTGCGGCAACGTGAACCGCGGCGTCGCCGTGGCCAAGAACAAGGTCTTCTTCGTCACCGCGAACGCCCACGTGCTCGCGCTCGACGCCACGACCGGCAAGCGCGTCTGGGACCGGACCTACGGTGACGTGCGGGCCGGCGAGAGCGCCACGGTCGCCCCGATCGTCATCAAGAACATGGTGATCGTCGGCAGCTCCGGCGGGGAGTTCGGGGTGCGCGGCCACCTGGACGCGTTCGACCTCGACAGCGGCGAGCACCAGTGGCGCTGCTACACGGTCCCGAAGCCGGGCGAACCGGGCTCGGAGACCTGGCCGTCGGACGGGGAGGCCTGGGCGCGCGGCGGCGCGAACTGCTGGGTCACCGGCACGTTCGACCCGGAGACGAACCTGCTGTACGTCGGCACCGGCAACCCCGCGCCCGACTTCGACGGCGGCGTCCGCGAGGGCGACAACCTGTTCACCGACTGCATCATCGCGGTCGACGTCGACGAGGGCCGGATCCGCTGGCACTACCAGTGCACCCCGCACGACGTGTGGGACTACGACAGCATCGGCGAGTGCATCCTGTTCGAGAAGGACGGGCGCAAGCTGCTCGGGCACTTCGACAAGAACGGGTACTTCTTCGTCCTCGACCGCACGAGCGGGGAGCGGGTCTCGATCACGCCGTTCGTCGACCGGATCACCTGGGGCGCGATCACCCGCGACGGCCAGGTCACGCCGAAGGTCTACCCCGACGAGGAAGGCGTCCCGGTGCACTTCTACCCGGGGCCGGCCGGCGCCAAGGAGTGGACCCACGCGGCCTACAGCCCGAAGACCGAGCTCTTCTACGTCCCGGTCCAGGACGTCGGGGCCACCGCCACCCGCCGCCGCCGGGAGTTCAAGGAGAGCATCCCGTACTGGGGCGCGGGCGTTCAGGTCGACATCGACGAGGCCCTGGGTTACGTCAGCGCGTTCGACGCCAACGGCGAGGAGAAGTGGCGCTGGCGCAACGAGCTCCCGATGTGCGCGTCGGTGCTGGCCACCGGCGGTGACCTGGTCTTCGCCGGCGAACCGTCGGGTGAGTTCAACGCGTTCGACGCCCGGACCGGTGAGCTGCTGTGGCAGTTCCAGTGCGGGAGCGGTCACCACAGCAGCCCGACGACGTACGTGGTCGACGGCCGCCAGTACATCGCCGTACCGGTCGGCTGGGGCGGGTGGGCCGAGGGGTTCCTCCCCGGCATGCTCGGCGCGGGCCACGGAAGCGCGTTGATCGTCTTCGCCCTGCCCGAGTCGTAG
- a CDS encoding DNA-binding protein, producing the protein MKDGHRREPLVTTAVPGSVYAAWERFVQGDDQVLGVRPEVAISWHRCREQYRVDPHLTEAPIAVAEIDHTPEYDGVFAELGFRAASLAHDVSVVGGVVTITDATGRILAEWGDPATLARAAEANLAPWFCWSESAAGTNGMGSALEAHGPALVRGAEHWCQAFHDWACAGIAVRDVVTREPIAVLNISCWRSQLPPLAGSWLANAAAKTQCLLRRRARNSGAELVAAYTQARAGSSAALAAMDTAGKVVIADETASVLMGVPAATPALDPTVRWNPGLPELIGAAQYACKQASRNPDWVGSTQIFTYLADEPTPIVIRPVFLSGHLIGTLVSFDASDGPPLPPHTDGPARPKSPLRRVVATRENRTMLLRPPEVSFAESDGNDVWLSTDQGRVRAASASLDSLGDELADVGFLRVHRRYVVNLSRIREVERKRGGELLLVMAGTTGGTDSMVPVSRRNAPAVRRALDI; encoded by the coding sequence TGAAGGACGGACATCGGCGCGAACCTCTGGTGACAACCGCGGTACCGGGCTCCGTGTACGCGGCCTGGGAACGTTTCGTGCAGGGCGACGACCAGGTCCTGGGTGTCCGCCCCGAGGTGGCGATCTCCTGGCACCGCTGCCGCGAACAGTACCGCGTCGACCCGCACCTCACCGAGGCTCCGATCGCGGTCGCGGAGATCGATCACACGCCCGAGTACGACGGTGTGTTCGCCGAGTTAGGGTTCCGCGCCGCGTCGCTCGCCCATGACGTCAGCGTCGTCGGGGGCGTCGTCACGATCACCGACGCCACCGGCCGGATCCTGGCGGAGTGGGGTGACCCGGCCACGCTCGCCCGCGCCGCGGAAGCCAACCTCGCCCCCTGGTTCTGCTGGTCGGAATCCGCGGCGGGCACCAACGGCATGGGCTCGGCGCTGGAGGCGCACGGCCCGGCGCTGGTCCGCGGCGCGGAGCACTGGTGCCAGGCCTTCCACGACTGGGCCTGTGCGGGCATCGCGGTGCGCGACGTCGTCACCCGAGAGCCGATCGCGGTCCTGAACATCTCCTGCTGGCGCAGTCAGCTCCCGCCGCTGGCCGGAAGCTGGCTCGCCAACGCGGCCGCCAAGACCCAGTGCCTGCTGCGGCGGCGCGCGCGGAACAGCGGCGCCGAGCTGGTCGCGGCGTACACGCAGGCCAGGGCCGGCTCGTCCGCCGCGCTCGCCGCGATGGACACCGCGGGCAAGGTGGTGATCGCGGACGAGACCGCGAGCGTGCTGATGGGCGTCCCGGCCGCCACCCCGGCGCTGGACCCCACCGTGCGCTGGAACCCCGGGCTGCCGGAACTGATCGGCGCCGCGCAGTACGCCTGCAAGCAGGCGTCCCGCAATCCCGACTGGGTCGGGTCGACGCAGATCTTCACGTACCTCGCCGACGAGCCGACCCCGATCGTCATCCGTCCGGTGTTCCTGTCCGGTCATCTGATCGGGACGCTGGTCTCGTTCGACGCCTCCGACGGGCCACCGCTGCCCCCGCACACCGACGGGCCGGCCCGCCCGAAATCGCCGCTGCGGCGGGTGGTCGCCACGCGCGAGAACCGGACGATGCTGCTGCGGCCGCCGGAGGTCTCGTTCGCCGAGTCGGACGGGAACGACGTATGGCTGTCCACGGACCAGGGACGGGTCCGCGCCGCGTCGGCGAGCCTCGACAGCCTCGGCGACGAGCTGGCCGACGTCGGATTCCTCCGCGTGCATCGCCGGTACGTGGTCAACCTGAGCCGCATCCGGGAGGTCGAGCGCAAGCGGGGCGGCGAGCTCCTCCTGGTCATGGCTGGTACCACCGGCGGCACGGACAGCATGGTCCCGGTCTCCCGCCGGAACGCGCCGGCCGTGCGTCGCGCGCTGGACATCTGA
- the pqqC gene encoding pyrroloquinoline-quinone synthase PqqC → MTATLERDFVATLRAHSRRYHDQHPFHVRMNAGRCSRGQLRGWIANRFYYQENIPRKDAAILANCPDLAVRRRWIRRITDHDGTVPGEGGVEAWLRLGEAAGLTRDEILDHRHLVPGVRFAVDAYVNFARTRPWVEAVASSLTELFAPDLMAERLAAFERWYGWIEPSGLAYFRARLEQAPRDCEHALEVVTAYCLSADAQQRAVDALAFKCDVLWAQMDAIEKAYPE, encoded by the coding sequence ATGACCGCGACGCTGGAGAGAGACTTTGTCGCGACGTTACGGGCCCACTCGCGGCGCTACCACGACCAGCATCCGTTCCACGTCCGGATGAACGCGGGCCGGTGTAGCCGCGGGCAACTCCGGGGCTGGATCGCCAACCGCTTCTACTACCAGGAGAACATCCCCCGCAAGGACGCGGCGATCCTCGCGAACTGTCCCGACCTCGCGGTCCGTCGCCGCTGGATCCGCCGCATCACCGACCACGACGGCACCGTGCCGGGTGAGGGCGGCGTCGAGGCATGGCTGCGCCTCGGTGAGGCCGCCGGGTTGACCCGCGACGAGATCCTCGACCACCGTCACCTGGTGCCCGGCGTCCGGTTCGCGGTCGACGCCTACGTGAACTTCGCCCGGACACGCCCGTGGGTGGAGGCGGTCGCGTCGTCGCTCACCGAGCTGTTCGCTCCCGACCTGATGGCGGAGCGGCTGGCCGCGTTCGAGCGGTGGTACGGGTGGATCGAGCCCTCCGGGCTCGCGTACTTCCGCGCCCGGCTCGAGCAGGCACCGCGCGATTGCGAGCACGCCCTCGAGGTCGTGACGGCCTACTGCCTTTCGGCGGACGCTCAGCAGCGCGCCGTCGACGCGCTGGCGTTCAAGTGCGACGTCCTCTGGGCCCAGATGGACGCCATCGAGAAGGCCTACCCGGAATGA